One window from the genome of Streptomyces sp. NBC_00287 encodes:
- a CDS encoding SRPBCC family protein encodes MVNFQLERTAPLSPDEAWRRLTEWLRHGEVVPLTRVTVETPGPNREGTVFVARSGLGPLSFDDRMEVTVWRPPTEDAPGLCRLEKRGRMVLGWAEIEVRPGPGGRARVVWREELGVRLLPGFFDGPLRTAARFVFGRAVNRLLRAA; translated from the coding sequence GTGGTCAACTTTCAGCTCGAACGCACGGCGCCGCTCTCCCCGGACGAGGCCTGGCGCCGCCTCACCGAGTGGCTCCGCCATGGGGAGGTGGTCCCGCTGACCCGCGTCACCGTGGAGACACCCGGGCCGAACCGGGAGGGCACGGTCTTCGTGGCGCGTTCGGGCCTCGGTCCGCTCTCCTTCGACGACCGGATGGAGGTGACCGTGTGGCGGCCGCCGACCGAGGACGCGCCCGGTCTGTGCCGACTGGAGAAGCGGGGCCGGATGGTGCTGGGCTGGGCGGAGATCGAGGTGCGTCCGGGTCCGGGTGGGCGGGCGCGGGTCGTGTGGCGCGAGGAGCTCGGAGTGCGGCTGCTGCCGGGGTTCTTCGACGGCCCGCTGCGGACTGCGGCGCGGTTCGTGTTCGGGCGGGCGGTGAACCGGCTGCTGAGAGCCGCCTGA
- a CDS encoding DUF2278 family protein produces MPLKSYGVLIARAVDTRREGATDTPHYQIHLTDDQGTNYRAAVNVLSQQQPSELLYFVADDFRHPVTDRLAGLPGGWNVLPSGSGGANLDFVRGNLFDPAAMRKLPPDLSGPDNDLADLLDHYVRRAVDDPEARLYVFGERWGPENGVRDKVFGFQPGNGVHDVHMNQGNSRRFRGDDGVWQDGGILLHFPAQERWVGIFLAFQSQSWHTDDITGHALDAVDGTRPEPGTLPVRVVAALVNPRGPAPEAETVTLINASPEAVDLTGWTVGGRQGKRAPVPTGPLAAGACLLVPLGEGAELGNKGGEINLFDPKGLKVHGVSYTAQQTGREGWSVVF; encoded by the coding sequence ATGCCACTGAAGTCCTACGGTGTCCTGATCGCACGGGCCGTCGACACCCGGCGCGAGGGCGCCACCGACACACCGCACTACCAGATCCATCTGACGGACGATCAAGGGACCAATTACCGCGCCGCGGTGAACGTCCTGTCCCAGCAACAGCCCTCTGAGCTGCTGTACTTCGTCGCCGACGACTTCCGCCACCCGGTCACCGACCGGCTCGCGGGACTGCCCGGCGGCTGGAACGTCCTGCCGTCCGGATCCGGCGGGGCGAACCTCGACTTCGTGCGCGGCAACCTCTTCGACCCGGCCGCGATGCGCAAGCTTCCGCCGGACCTCTCGGGGCCCGACAACGACCTCGCCGACCTCCTCGACCACTACGTACGACGCGCGGTCGACGACCCCGAGGCCCGGCTGTACGTCTTCGGCGAGCGCTGGGGTCCCGAAAACGGCGTACGGGACAAGGTGTTCGGCTTCCAGCCGGGCAACGGTGTTCACGACGTGCACATGAACCAGGGCAACAGCCGTCGCTTCCGCGGCGACGACGGAGTCTGGCAGGACGGCGGGATCCTGCTGCACTTCCCCGCTCAGGAGCGCTGGGTCGGGATCTTCCTCGCCTTCCAGAGCCAGTCCTGGCACACCGACGACATCACCGGGCACGCCCTCGACGCCGTGGACGGCACCCGCCCCGAGCCCGGCACCCTTCCGGTCCGGGTCGTCGCGGCCCTGGTCAACCCGCGCGGTCCGGCGCCCGAGGCGGAGACCGTGACCCTGATCAACGCCTCGCCCGAGGCCGTGGACCTGACGGGCTGGACCGTCGGCGGCCGGCAGGGCAAGCGGGCCCCGGTACCGACCGGACCGCTGGCCGCCGGCGCCTGTCTGCTGGTCCCGCTCGGCGAAGGGGCCGAACTCGGCAACAAGGGCGGCGAGATCAACCTCTTCGACCCCAAGGGCCTGAAGGTGCACGGGGTTTCGTACACGGCGCAACAGACGGGGCGGGAGGGCTGGTCGGTGGTCTTCTGA
- a CDS encoding cytochrome P450 — MSATATTGPEGVLVGREPYGRLDELQRDPYPHYARARHSDGLTHVAELDAWLVARDTDVREVLRRPEDFSSANALRPDVLPSPAALAVLGRGFGGRPVVVTADGVLHLRLRTPIVRGLSPARVEAVLPYAAERAAALVDAFVEDGAVEFMAAYARRLPGEVMGRIVGLDPADVPAVVHGGHRAEELLFRPLEEAEQVAAAEDVVAMQHLLDRCARQRHTDPREDLCSELVASVLPPGSDGPTLEQRHELVAHLQNLLLAGHLTTTALLGTTVLHLLRHPAQWELLCAEPERIPAAVDEAARYDSALQGFRRVTTRPVTLAGTELPAGAALFVAFGGANRDPERHQRPDAFDITRSPGGHLAFGLGVHGCPGSLLAREQLRLTLEELTRRLPGLRLAEDDPVTMRPTMIHRSPYRLRLAW; from the coding sequence ATGAGCGCGACCGCCACCACCGGGCCGGAGGGCGTTCTCGTGGGCCGTGAACCGTACGGAAGACTGGACGAGTTGCAGCGCGACCCCTATCCGCACTACGCGCGCGCCCGCCACAGCGACGGGCTGACCCATGTCGCCGAACTCGACGCCTGGCTGGTCGCCCGGGACACCGACGTCCGTGAAGTGCTGCGCCGCCCCGAGGACTTCTCCTCGGCCAACGCGCTTCGGCCCGACGTGCTGCCCTCGCCGGCCGCGCTCGCCGTGCTCGGCCGGGGATTCGGCGGACGTCCCGTCGTCGTCACCGCCGACGGGGTGCTCCATCTGCGGCTGCGCACCCCGATCGTGCGGGGCCTGTCCCCGGCCCGGGTCGAGGCCGTGCTGCCGTATGCCGCCGAGCGCGCGGCGGCGCTGGTCGACGCGTTCGTCGAGGACGGCGCAGTGGAGTTCATGGCGGCCTACGCGCGGCGGCTGCCGGGCGAGGTGATGGGCCGGATCGTCGGCCTCGACCCCGCGGACGTGCCCGCCGTGGTGCACGGCGGACACCGCGCCGAGGAGCTGCTGTTCCGGCCGCTGGAGGAGGCCGAGCAGGTCGCGGCGGCCGAGGACGTGGTCGCCATGCAGCACCTCCTGGACCGCTGTGCACGGCAGCGGCACACCGACCCGCGCGAGGACCTGTGCAGCGAGCTCGTCGCGTCCGTGCTGCCGCCCGGGTCGGACGGACCGACCCTGGAGCAGCGCCACGAACTCGTCGCCCACCTGCAGAACCTGCTCCTCGCGGGCCATCTGACGACCACCGCCCTGCTCGGCACCACCGTGCTGCATCTGCTGCGCCACCCGGCCCAGTGGGAGCTGCTGTGCGCCGAGCCCGAGCGCATCCCGGCGGCGGTCGACGAGGCCGCCCGCTACGACAGCGCCCTCCAGGGCTTCCGCCGGGTCACCACCCGTCCGGTCACCCTGGCCGGCACCGAACTCCCCGCCGGGGCCGCGCTGTTCGTCGCCTTCGGCGGCGCCAATCGCGACCCCGAACGCCATCAGCGGCCCGACGCCTTCGACATCACCCGGTCCCCGGGCGGCCATCTCGCCTTCGGGCTCGGTGTGCACGGCTGTCCCGGATCACTGCTCGCGCGCGAGCAACTGCGTCTCACTCTGGAGGAGTTGACCCGCAGGCTGCCGGGCCTGAGGCTGGCGGAGGACGATCCGGTCACCATGCGGCCGACGATGATCCACCGCTCCCCGTACCGCCTCCGCCTCGCCTGGTGA
- a CDS encoding polysaccharide deacetylase family protein, giving the protein MPSPTKKMKKTGAAFLAATMLSAVVALSGCTRLDTTSPADARAGAATDVQARAGTVDCEKVKCIALTFDAGPSENSPRLLDILKEEQVPATFFLLGKRHIEKYPELVRQMADEGHEVASHTWDHKILTELEPEEIREELERPNEEIERLIGRRPTLMRPPQGRTDDTVHKICRELGLAEVLWSVTAKDYKTNDSALIKKRVLEQSSRDGIILLHDIYRGTVPAVPGIIKALKKQGYVFVTVPQLLAPGKAEPGKVYR; this is encoded by the coding sequence ATGCCTTCTCCGACCAAGAAGATGAAGAAAACGGGGGCCGCGTTCCTCGCCGCCACGATGTTGTCCGCCGTCGTGGCGCTGAGCGGATGCACGCGTCTCGACACCACCTCACCGGCCGACGCCCGCGCCGGCGCCGCCACCGACGTCCAGGCCCGGGCCGGCACCGTCGACTGCGAGAAGGTCAAGTGCATCGCGCTGACCTTCGATGCCGGACCCAGCGAGAACTCACCGAGACTGCTGGACATCCTCAAGGAGGAGCAGGTCCCGGCGACCTTCTTCCTGCTCGGCAAGCGGCACATAGAGAAATACCCGGAGCTCGTGAGACAGATGGCCGACGAGGGTCACGAGGTGGCCAGCCACACCTGGGACCACAAGATCCTCACCGAGCTCGAACCGGAGGAGATACGCGAGGAGCTGGAGCGGCCGAACGAGGAGATAGAGCGCCTGATCGGGCGCCGCCCGACGCTGATGCGCCCGCCCCAGGGCCGTACGGACGACACCGTGCACAAGATCTGCCGGGAGCTGGGGCTCGCCGAGGTGCTGTGGAGCGTGACCGCGAAGGACTACAAGACCAATGACTCGGCCCTGATCAAGAAGCGGGTCCTGGAGCAGTCGTCCCGGGACGGGATCATCCTGCTGCACGACATCTACCGGGGCACGGTGCCCGCGGTGCCGGGGATCATCAAGGCCCTGAAGAAGCAGGGGTATGTGTTCGTGACCGTGCCGCAGTTGCTGGCGCCGGGGAAGGCGGAGCCCGGGAAGGTCTATCGCTGA
- a CDS encoding ATP-binding protein: MDTAKNDPQEALAARLRMLQELSGLGVRALARDAGLSSSSLSRYLNGQTVPPWPAVVALCRLVKRDPRPLRPLWERISNPLPAPPKSSRQVRPEPRNTLPRDVPDFTGREEALAAVYAAVDSHRAVSVDGMAGVGKTSLAVHAAHRLAADFPDAQLYVDLHGFTEGRPPLDPDSALRMLLGALDVPPERVPQEGLEQLAACWRSELAGRRVVLVLDNAADAEQVRPLLPGAGESVALITSRNRLLGLDEVPPVSLDVLSPEESAQLLALASGDPGGPEGRLARDPDSAAEVLRLCGRLPLALRLAGARLRHRPGWTVGILVERLAEGTDEFDTAFAMSVRQLDRQHARLFRMLGLLPGESFDEYLVAALADVPVRGARAMLEDLVDAHLVQQPTPDGYRLHDLVHHHARRASAEQDPAAERQRALVRVLDYYVHAAAAADAAMPFVSPARAVSAGPAPVELPRFADKNAAMSWLVSEYGNLIAAFETAAAVGADAHVCELPRFLRAYFARRCGTTHLNVLFERSLAAAERLGDPLLLAEAYSDLGFARYNAGRMAEATEAYEAAGLRVSETGDARLEAELTLRRGYLGWDAGQVEEPLELFRLAGKLYANADCPEGSAHAAASEAWALLQLGHREEAARLARQVLDVPHSDPAWPPALTARITLGVALARETPDEAARQLGQALESAREDGHLHNQAWCLNCLGVALRQMGRYDEALASHRAAFALLDELFEEHWKIHFLNGYAETCRLAGLTDEALRLHRQALELGPRLGNRYEEALAHEGIAVVLDGTDPAGAAEHRAAGRAVLQELAPGAY, translated from the coding sequence ATGGACACAGCGAAGAACGATCCGCAGGAGGCGCTGGCGGCCCGGCTGCGCATGCTCCAGGAGCTCTCCGGGCTCGGCGTACGGGCGCTCGCGCGGGACGCGGGACTGAGCTCCTCGTCACTGTCGCGCTACCTCAATGGCCAGACCGTGCCGCCGTGGCCCGCGGTGGTCGCCCTGTGCCGCCTCGTCAAGCGCGACCCCCGGCCGCTGCGTCCGCTGTGGGAGCGCATCTCGAACCCGCTTCCGGCGCCTCCGAAGAGCAGTCGCCAGGTCCGGCCGGAGCCCCGCAACACCCTGCCGCGCGATGTGCCCGACTTCACCGGCCGCGAGGAGGCGCTGGCCGCCGTGTACGCGGCGGTCGACAGCCATCGGGCGGTCTCCGTCGACGGTATGGCGGGCGTCGGCAAGACCTCCCTGGCGGTGCACGCGGCGCACCGGCTGGCCGCCGACTTCCCGGACGCGCAGCTCTATGTGGATCTGCACGGCTTCACCGAGGGCCGCCCTCCGCTCGACCCCGACTCGGCGCTGCGGATGCTGCTCGGCGCGCTGGACGTCCCCCCGGAGCGGGTCCCGCAGGAGGGGCTGGAGCAACTGGCCGCCTGCTGGCGCTCGGAGCTGGCCGGGCGCCGGGTCGTCCTCGTCCTCGACAACGCGGCCGACGCCGAGCAGGTCCGCCCGCTGCTGCCCGGCGCCGGTGAGTCCGTCGCCCTGATCACCAGCCGGAACCGGCTGCTCGGTCTGGACGAGGTGCCTCCGGTCTCGCTCGATGTGCTGAGCCCCGAGGAGAGCGCGCAGCTGCTGGCCCTGGCCAGCGGCGACCCGGGCGGCCCCGAGGGCAGGCTGGCCCGAGATCCGGACTCCGCCGCCGAGGTGCTGCGGCTGTGCGGCCGGCTGCCGCTGGCCCTGCGGCTGGCCGGGGCCCGGCTGCGGCACCGGCCGGGCTGGACCGTGGGCATCCTCGTCGAAAGGCTGGCCGAGGGCACCGACGAGTTCGACACGGCATTCGCCATGTCGGTACGGCAGTTGGACCGCCAACACGCCCGGCTGTTCCGGATGCTGGGCCTGCTGCCCGGGGAGTCCTTCGACGAGTACCTGGTGGCGGCGCTGGCGGATGTTCCGGTGCGCGGCGCCCGGGCGATGCTGGAGGACCTGGTCGACGCGCACCTCGTCCAGCAGCCGACACCGGACGGCTACCGTCTGCACGACCTGGTGCACCACCACGCCCGCCGGGCCTCGGCGGAGCAGGACCCGGCGGCCGAGCGGCAGCGGGCCCTGGTCCGGGTGCTGGACTACTACGTCCACGCGGCGGCCGCCGCCGACGCCGCGATGCCGTTCGTGTCCCCGGCCCGTGCGGTCTCGGCGGGACCGGCCCCGGTGGAACTGCCCCGGTTCGCGGACAAGAACGCGGCCATGAGCTGGCTCGTCTCGGAGTACGGCAACCTCATCGCCGCCTTCGAGACGGCCGCCGCCGTCGGCGCCGACGCCCACGTCTGCGAGCTGCCGCGCTTCCTGCGGGCCTACTTCGCGCGGCGCTGCGGCACCACGCATCTCAACGTCCTCTTCGAGCGGTCGCTGGCCGCCGCCGAGCGGCTGGGCGATCCGCTGCTGCTGGCCGAGGCGTACAGCGATCTGGGCTTCGCGCGCTACAACGCGGGCCGGATGGCGGAGGCCACCGAGGCCTACGAGGCGGCCGGACTCCGGGTGTCCGAGACGGGGGACGCCCGACTGGAGGCCGAGCTGACCCTGCGCCGCGGCTATCTCGGCTGGGACGCCGGGCAGGTCGAGGAGCCACTGGAACTCTTCCGGCTGGCGGGGAAGCTTTACGCGAACGCAGACTGCCCCGAGGGCTCGGCCCACGCCGCCGCGTCGGAGGCCTGGGCCCTGCTGCAACTGGGCCACCGGGAGGAGGCGGCACGGCTGGCCCGTCAGGTGCTGGACGTCCCGCACTCCGACCCCGCGTGGCCGCCCGCACTGACCGCCCGGATCACCCTCGGCGTGGCCCTCGCCCGCGAGACCCCCGACGAGGCCGCGCGGCAGCTGGGCCAGGCACTGGAGTCGGCCCGCGAGGACGGGCATCTGCACAACCAGGCCTGGTGCCTGAACTGCCTGGGCGTCGCACTGCGCCAGATGGGCCGGTACGACGAGGCGCTGGCCAGCCACCGGGCGGCGTTCGCACTCCTCGACGAGCTGTTCGAGGAGCACTGGAAGATCCATTTCCTCAACGGCTACGCCGAGACCTGCCGGCTCGCCGGACTCACCGACGAGGCCCTACGACTGCACCGGCAGGCCCTGGAGCTGGGTCCGCGGCTCGGCAACCGCTACGAGGAAGCGCTGGCCCACGAAGGCATCGCGGTCGTGCTCGACGGAACGGATCCGGCGGGGGCGGCCGAGCACCGAGCGGCGGGCCGTGCGGTCCTCCAGGAACTCGCCCCCGGAGCCTACTGA
- a CDS encoding carboxymuconolactone decarboxylase family protein yields MRSRMRNPADVLSGAAQTLQELLKTAHSAGVEAQTLELVHLRISQINGCAADVDGGARSAREAGVSDERLLTLAAWRDTPYFTPAQRAALELAEAATRMADRPDAVSDEVWDRAATHYDETQLAAIVLMTGVTNLFNRLGATTRQSSTPQTYTPVRNQP; encoded by the coding sequence GTGCGGTCCCGAATGCGGAACCCCGCCGACGTACTGTCCGGCGCGGCACAGACCCTCCAGGAGCTCCTCAAGACCGCGCACTCCGCGGGCGTGGAGGCGCAGACACTGGAGCTGGTGCACCTGCGGATCAGCCAGATCAACGGGTGCGCCGCCGATGTCGACGGGGGCGCCAGGTCGGCTCGCGAGGCCGGAGTGAGCGACGAACGACTGCTGACCCTCGCCGCCTGGCGGGATACCCCGTACTTCACCCCCGCGCAGCGGGCGGCCCTGGAACTGGCCGAGGCCGCCACGCGGATGGCCGACCGTCCCGACGCCGTCAGTGACGAGGTCTGGGACAGGGCCGCCACCCACTACGACGAGACACAGCTCGCCGCGATCGTCCTGATGACCGGCGTCACCAACCTGTTCAACCGGCTCGGCGCCACGACCCGCCAGAGCTCCACTCCGCAGACGTACACACCCGTGAGGAATCAGCCATGA
- a CDS encoding iron chaperone has protein sequence MTKTQQSTKNTASEQWTDEERAAMKERAQEVKASARRVSKADKAAQDEAAVVAKIAEMQDSDRIMAERIHAVVRASAPELAPKLWYGMPAYAKNGKVVCFFQSAQKFNARYATFGFNDTANLDEGTMWPTAFALTQLTAADEARIGELVAKAVS, from the coding sequence ATGACGAAGACCCAGCAGTCCACGAAGAACACGGCGTCCGAGCAGTGGACGGACGAGGAGCGCGCCGCGATGAAGGAGCGCGCCCAGGAGGTCAAGGCATCCGCCCGCCGGGTATCGAAGGCCGACAAGGCCGCCCAGGACGAGGCCGCCGTGGTCGCGAAGATCGCCGAGATGCAGGACTCGGACCGGATCATGGCCGAGCGCATCCACGCCGTCGTCAGGGCGAGCGCCCCCGAGCTCGCGCCGAAGCTCTGGTACGGCATGCCCGCCTACGCCAAGAACGGCAAGGTCGTCTGCTTCTTCCAGAGCGCGCAGAAGTTCAACGCCCGGTACGCGACCTTCGGCTTCAACGACACCGCCAACCTCGACGAGGGCACCATGTGGCCGACCGCCTTCGCACTGACGCAGCTGACCGCGGCCGACGAGGCACGGATCGGGGAGCTCGTGGCGAAGGCGGTGAGCTGA
- a CDS encoding ROK family transcriptional regulator, producing the protein MQSTSPSEAFPAQTPAVAQIFTTVLSHGPLTRSEVAERTGLSAAAVTKAVRPLIEAGYLVEDADDTRRALGRPANPVRVDGGRALFVGVKATGDELIGVLTDLCCRIRVARHLPLTDPDPRPVLAAITELVQELLTEAEGFGVPVLGLGLAVSGDVDRAQGIVRYSPFLGWSEVPLAELAVMTCGLPVTVENDVRALTVAEQWFGAGVGLSDFAVVTVGAGIGCGLVVHGQVVAGAHGVAGEIGHVAIDPAGPKCRCGNRGCVEAIAADAAILDRIREATGLEVADTAQAVDLARQGHPGAREVYAAAGEAIGRGIATVANLFGPQRVIISGEGLAAYDLFAEQIRDTFTAYAFGSAAQCDVQTRPLPFEEWARGAAATAIQSFIRSD; encoded by the coding sequence ATGCAGTCGACCTCCCCGTCCGAGGCGTTCCCGGCGCAGACGCCGGCCGTCGCGCAGATCTTCACCACGGTGCTCTCGCACGGCCCCCTCACCCGCTCCGAGGTGGCCGAGCGCACCGGCCTGTCCGCCGCTGCGGTGACCAAGGCGGTACGGCCGCTGATCGAGGCCGGCTATCTGGTGGAGGACGCCGACGACACCCGCCGGGCGCTGGGGCGGCCCGCCAACCCGGTGCGGGTCGACGGCGGACGGGCCCTGTTCGTCGGGGTCAAGGCGACCGGGGACGAACTCATCGGCGTCCTCACCGACTTGTGCTGCCGGATCCGCGTGGCCCGGCACCTACCGCTCACGGACCCGGACCCCCGGCCGGTGCTGGCCGCGATCACGGAACTCGTGCAGGAACTGCTCACCGAGGCCGAGGGCTTCGGCGTCCCCGTGCTGGGCCTCGGCCTCGCCGTCTCCGGCGATGTGGACCGCGCCCAGGGGATCGTGCGGTACTCGCCGTTCCTCGGCTGGAGCGAGGTGCCGCTCGCCGAACTCGCGGTCATGACCTGCGGGTTGCCGGTCACCGTGGAGAACGACGTACGCGCCCTGACCGTCGCCGAGCAGTGGTTCGGCGCCGGGGTGGGGCTTTCCGACTTCGCCGTGGTCACCGTCGGCGCGGGCATCGGCTGCGGACTCGTGGTGCACGGCCAGGTGGTGGCCGGAGCGCATGGAGTGGCCGGGGAGATCGGGCATGTCGCCATCGACCCGGCGGGCCCCAAGTGCCGGTGCGGCAACCGGGGTTGTGTGGAGGCCATCGCCGCCGACGCGGCGATCCTCGACCGTATCCGCGAGGCGACGGGACTCGAAGTCGCCGACACCGCCCAGGCCGTGGACCTCGCCCGTCAAGGGCACCCGGGCGCGCGCGAGGTGTACGCCGCGGCCGGAGAGGCGATCGGCCGCGGAATCGCCACCGTGGCCAACCTGTTCGGCCCCCAGCGAGTGATCATCTCCGGCGAGGGCCTCGCCGCCTACGACCTCTTCGCCGAGCAGATCCGCGACACCTTCACCGCGTACGCCTTCGGCTCCGCCGCGCAGTGCGACGTACAGACCCGCCCGCTCCCCTTCGAGGAGTGGGCTCGCGGCGCTGCCGCCACCGCGATCCAGAGCTTCATCCGATCCGACTGA
- a CDS encoding alpha-galactosidase D, translated as MRSSSYSALPGRRLRTLVVLTLTAALATAAPTAQADTTVAKPYMGWTSWSMQSSKYPGLNPNGDYSYLTEANITKQTDAMAAKLKSFGYEYINIDAGWWMDWSWQPQYDEHGRQKADPERFPSGMKAVADRIHAKGLKAGIYLPVGLEKQAYGDGKTPIWNAEGCTTGDIVYADLRTTNGWDSAYKIDFSDPCAQKYIDSQAQLFADWGYDFLKLDGVGPGSFKSGDNYDNVADVAAWQQAIESAGRPIHLELSWSLDYGHVEDWKKYSDGWRIDTDVECYCNTLVTWENSVDDRWDDTPAWTRHAGADGWNDLDSLNVGNGAMDGLTKAERQSYATLWAIAKSPLYTGDDLTRLDSYGLSLLTNREVIAVNQGNTPPAQPVTASDPQQVWAAKNPNGTYTVALFNLSDAPASVTANWSTLGFKGKASVRDLWNKESLGPHTDRITQALPAHGSRLFTVTPRGTTLAWTGYEAEAGTLSGNASVADCSACSDGRKVGNLYDGGKLTVKDVVVAKAGTYQIKVAYVSGDARSVAVSANGGGVTSHKFPSTGDWSTVNSVYVPVSLKAGANTITFDSGSGGYAPDIDRIDVQK; from the coding sequence ATGCGGTCATCCTCGTACTCCGCCCTGCCCGGACGCCGACTGAGAACCCTCGTCGTCCTCACCCTCACCGCCGCCCTCGCGACGGCCGCCCCCACCGCGCAGGCCGATACCACGGTGGCCAAGCCCTATATGGGCTGGACGAGTTGGAGCATGCAGTCGTCGAAGTATCCGGGCCTCAACCCGAACGGCGACTACAGCTATCTGACCGAGGCGAACATCACCAAGCAGACCGACGCCATGGCCGCCAAGCTGAAGAGCTTCGGCTACGAGTACATCAATATCGACGCCGGCTGGTGGATGGACTGGTCGTGGCAGCCGCAGTACGACGAGCACGGCCGCCAGAAGGCCGACCCGGAGCGCTTCCCGAGCGGGATGAAGGCGGTCGCCGACCGTATCCACGCCAAGGGCCTCAAGGCAGGTATCTACCTCCCGGTCGGCCTGGAGAAGCAGGCCTACGGCGATGGCAAGACTCCGATCTGGAACGCGGAGGGCTGCACCACCGGCGACATCGTCTATGCCGACCTGCGCACCACCAACGGCTGGGACAGCGCGTACAAGATCGACTTCTCGGATCCCTGCGCACAGAAGTACATCGACTCCCAGGCGCAGCTCTTCGCCGACTGGGGCTATGACTTCCTGAAACTCGACGGCGTCGGACCCGGCTCGTTCAAGAGCGGCGACAACTACGACAACGTTGCCGACGTGGCCGCCTGGCAGCAGGCCATCGAGTCCGCCGGCCGTCCGATCCATCTGGAGCTGTCCTGGTCCCTCGACTACGGACATGTCGAGGACTGGAAGAAGTACTCCGACGGCTGGCGCATCGACACCGATGTCGAGTGCTACTGCAACACCTTGGTGACCTGGGAGAACTCGGTCGACGACCGCTGGGACGACACCCCTGCCTGGACCCGGCACGCGGGCGCCGACGGCTGGAACGACCTCGACTCCCTCAATGTCGGCAACGGCGCGATGGACGGTCTGACCAAGGCCGAACGGCAGAGCTACGCCACCCTGTGGGCCATCGCCAAGTCCCCCCTCTACACCGGTGACGACCTCACGAGGCTCGACTCCTACGGCCTCTCCCTGCTGACCAACCGCGAGGTCATCGCCGTCAACCAGGGCAACACCCCGCCCGCCCAGCCGGTCACCGCCTCCGACCCGCAGCAGGTATGGGCCGCGAAGAACCCCAACGGCACTTACACAGTCGCCCTGTTCAACCTCTCCGACGCACCGGCCTCCGTGACCGCGAACTGGTCCACCCTCGGTTTCAAGGGCAAGGCCTCGGTCCGTGACCTGTGGAACAAGGAGAGCCTCGGCCCCCACACGGACAGGATCACGCAGGCCCTGCCCGCCCACGGCTCCCGCCTCTTCACCGTCACCCCACGCGGCACCACCCTCGCCTGGACCGGCTACGAAGCCGAAGCGGGCACCCTGAGCGGCAACGCCTCCGTCGCCGACTGCTCCGCCTGCTCCGACGGCCGCAAGGTCGGCAATCTGTACGACGGAGGCAAGCTCACCGTCAAGGACGTCGTGGTCGCCAAGGCCGGCACCTATCAGATCAAGGTCGCCTACGTCAGCGGTGACGCACGCTCGGTCGCCGTCTCCGCGAACGGCGGTGGTGTCACTTCGCACAAGTTCCCGTCCACGGGTGACTGGTCCACGGTGAACAGCGTCTATGTGCCGGTTTCACTCAAGGCGGGCGCCAACACGATCACCTTCGACAGCGGCTCCGGCGGCTACGCGCCGGACATCGACCGGATCGACGTACAGAAGTAA